In Flammeovirgaceae bacterium 311, one DNA window encodes the following:
- a CDS encoding O-methyltransferase family 2 (COG0500 SAM-dependent methyltransferases): MAYKFCNSSHFSTTGSLQFCYLTVPYLSFMKLDAIAQNPLEWLALKSGMVPTPLGHSHIAFILSKVILEATDAGIFEALEANPLPIKQLAKQLKLHEMALQSLMNVLASSGYVAYKSQQWELTKLSRKWMLRSSPDSVAAMMVLDNRVCWQWMNHLGDFLKTGKGLGFHTILKEDEWGYYQDAMASAARAQSREVGKRVPVPKGASQMLDIGGSHGLHAVALCRKQKSLQATIMDLPEAIRWARPILEQEGMGDQVQHKAGNILEDELPAQQYDLILMSSLSHHFSTSQNMLIAEKIAHALKPGGYYVLMDFVRPEPKTDSDLIGSSSDLFFALSSTAGTYTVKEMKRWQKDAGLQHHKLIRFFTIPNCVAVIGKKQQ, translated from the coding sequence ATGGCATACAAGTTCTGCAATAGCAGTCACTTTTCCACAACCGGGAGCCTACAATTTTGTTACCTAACCGTACCCTATCTCTCTTTTATGAAATTAGATGCCATTGCACAGAATCCCCTTGAGTGGCTGGCCTTAAAATCCGGCATGGTCCCTACCCCTTTAGGCCATAGCCATATTGCTTTTATTCTTTCAAAAGTCATACTGGAGGCAACAGATGCCGGTATTTTTGAGGCACTGGAAGCTAACCCCCTTCCCATTAAACAGCTGGCCAAACAACTGAAACTGCATGAAATGGCCCTGCAAAGCCTTATGAATGTGCTGGCCTCTTCCGGCTATGTAGCGTACAAAAGCCAGCAATGGGAACTTACCAAGCTTTCCCGTAAATGGATGCTCCGCAGCAGCCCCGATTCTGTGGCGGCCATGATGGTGCTGGATAACAGGGTATGCTGGCAGTGGATGAATCACCTGGGCGATTTCTTAAAAACCGGTAAGGGGCTTGGCTTTCATACCATTCTAAAAGAAGATGAATGGGGCTACTACCAGGATGCTATGGCCTCTGCCGCCCGGGCGCAAAGCCGGGAGGTGGGCAAACGGGTACCTGTACCCAAGGGAGCCAGCCAGATGCTGGACATTGGCGGCTCGCATGGCCTGCACGCGGTAGCACTCTGCCGCAAGCAAAAAAGCCTGCAGGCCACTATTATGGATTTACCCGAAGCCATTCGCTGGGCTCGCCCAATTCTGGAGCAGGAGGGCATGGGCGATCAGGTACAGCACAAAGCAGGCAATATTCTGGAAGATGAACTTCCGGCGCAGCAGTATGACCTGATCCTGATGTCGAGCCTTAGCCACCACTTCAGCACTTCACAAAATATGCTTATTGCAGAAAAGATAGCTCATGCATTAAAACCCGGCGGTTATTATGTACTGATGGACTTTGTAAGGCCTGAACCAAAAACAGACTCAGACCTGATTGGCAGCAGCAGTGATCTGTTCTTTGCCCTAAGCAGCACGGCAGGCACCTACACAGTCAAGGAAATGAAACGCTGGCAAAAAGATGCCGGACTGCAGCACCACAAGCTTATCCGCTTTTTCACAATCCCTAATTGTGTGGCTGTTATAGGAAAGAAACAGCAATAA
- a CDS encoding two-component response regulator (COG0784 FOG: CheY-like receiver) produces the protein MKAKLKKILLVDDDPISNYVTEELIREKGICQNIITVTDGKQALNFLQQDRDETSTEAGCILILLDLNMPVMDGFEFMEELEARQLHERVKVAVLTSSDNHKDISQAQQFGFTAYLQKPLVVEEVSSLVDQCFTA, from the coding sequence ATGAAAGCTAAGCTAAAAAAGATTCTGCTGGTAGACGACGACCCTATCAGCAACTATGTAACCGAGGAGCTGATTAGGGAAAAAGGAATTTGCCAGAACATCATCACTGTTACCGATGGTAAACAAGCCTTAAATTTTCTGCAGCAGGATAGGGATGAAACCTCCACAGAAGCAGGCTGTATTTTAATATTGCTGGACCTTAACATGCCTGTTATGGATGGCTTTGAGTTTATGGAAGAACTGGAAGCCCGGCAACTGCATGAACGGGTAAAGGTAGCAGTACTTACCAGTTCCGATAATCATAAAGATATTTCGCAGGCTCAGCAATTTGGCTTTACTGCCTATTTGCAAAAACCACTGGTGGTAGAGGAAGTAAGCAGCCTTGTTGATCAGTGTTTCACTGCCTGA
- a CDS encoding ThiJ/PfpI domain-containing protein (COG0693 Putative intracellular protease/amidase) gives MKEQKVYRSGILLYPGVEILNVAGPAEVFAATENFNVVSIGINTEPVKANKGFTLVPDYSLEDCPYLDVLVIPGGAIEKIQSNNDVLLWLQAMSIKTNLLLSVCTGAFLLAAAGLLDGKTYTTHHQFIDKLQSLAPYGKAIRNLRYTDSGNIIATAGVSAGIEGALHVVRRLTGAGTALNTASRIEYPYWQQASQGVHKTTIAAPGY, from the coding sequence ATGAAGGAGCAGAAAGTGTACAGATCGGGAATATTACTTTACCCTGGCGTGGAAATATTAAATGTGGCAGGCCCTGCAGAAGTGTTTGCTGCTACAGAAAACTTTAACGTGGTGAGTATAGGTATCAACACAGAGCCCGTAAAGGCAAACAAGGGTTTTACACTTGTACCTGACTACAGCCTGGAAGATTGCCCCTACCTGGATGTGTTGGTAATACCAGGTGGTGCCATAGAAAAAATACAAAGCAACAATGATGTACTACTGTGGCTTCAGGCAATGTCTATCAAGACCAACCTGCTTCTGTCAGTCTGCACAGGAGCCTTTTTACTGGCAGCTGCCGGCTTGCTGGACGGCAAAACCTACACAACCCACCATCAGTTTATCGACAAGCTGCAAAGTCTTGCACCATACGGAAAAGCCATCCGAAATCTGCGCTATACCGATAGCGGAAATATTATAGCCACTGCCGGCGTTTCGGCAGGAATTGAAGGGGCGCTGCATGTGGTAAGGCGGCTCACAGGAGCCGGCACTGCACTGAATACAGCCTCCCGTATAGAATACCCCTACTGGCAGCAAGCCTCCCAGGGAGTCCACAAAACTACCATCGCTGCACCCGGGTACTGA
- a CDS encoding TonB-dependent receptor plug (COG1629 Outer membrane receptor proteins, mostly Fe transport) encodes MRPRHLLILAFLAASTVTAFAQSTLKGKVVDEKNKPLEFATVMLLNVADSALVKGAISDSAGHYSLPQIKEGRYLVAANMMGYEKAWAGPVTVAAGGTQTVPQLRLQEMVEQMKAVTVVGQKPMVEQHADRMVINVEGSILATGGNALEVLEKSPGVAVDQDGNISLNGKQGVMVMIDGKRTYLSSADIANMLRNMTSDALEQVEIITNPSAKYDAAGNSGIINIKTKKGKNNGTNGSLTLGGGHGRFERANSGLTLNHRQGIVNAFGSYNYGLNRGFQDLSIYRTAVDENGLNTFDQNNYMPNHWRGHNYKAGVDIFLNKKNTLGVMLNGSFGIWGSNSDNQALHSIAGSGPERMITTLGDIDERYSNNTINLNYQRTFDKPGQELTFDLDYSRYKGRNDNFFDNRFRYFDQRPDSVFLLRSASPSDIDIWVAKLDYVLPIGKSKIEAGAKSSYVYSDNDARIEKQENESNWVMWDKFTNDFLYQENINAAYANWSGAFGKTTVMAGLRAEHTWYQGESVKNDSTAKNEYLSLFPSLFVQRPLNEKNTLGFSYSRRVDRPSYQDLNPFYYLLDVTTYGKGNPLLQPQFTHQMQLSHTFNQAIVTNLSYSVTDGPMTEILETEGLDAFQTKRNLGTLKNWSLNMSIPVPVAKWWNIQNNLSAYHNKYEGQYLEQDLDIEQFTASLYMMNNIKLPHNFAAEFSGFYRTPQVWGIVKIQSQYMVNAGIKYSFWDNDASLKLGVNDIFRTMKFAGETIFGENTIRLDNRWDNRRVNLTFNYRFGNKEVKPVGRKRGASSDEQDRIKSSGS; translated from the coding sequence ATGAGACCAAGACATTTACTCATCCTAGCTTTCTTAGCTGCCAGTACAGTAACTGCATTTGCACAATCTACTTTAAAAGGTAAGGTTGTAGACGAAAAGAACAAGCCGCTGGAGTTTGCCACTGTTATGCTGCTGAATGTAGCAGATTCTGCCCTGGTAAAAGGAGCGATCAGCGATTCTGCCGGGCACTATTCGCTGCCACAAATAAAAGAAGGCCGTTACCTGGTGGCTGCCAATATGATGGGCTATGAAAAAGCATGGGCAGGACCTGTAACAGTTGCTGCAGGCGGAACCCAGACTGTGCCCCAGCTGCGCCTGCAGGAAATGGTAGAGCAAATGAAAGCTGTAACGGTAGTAGGCCAGAAGCCCATGGTGGAGCAGCATGCCGACCGCATGGTGATCAATGTGGAAGGCAGCATTTTAGCCACAGGAGGCAATGCCCTGGAAGTGCTCGAGAAATCGCCGGGTGTGGCTGTAGACCAGGATGGCAACATCAGCCTCAATGGCAAGCAGGGTGTTATGGTGATGATAGATGGCAAACGCACCTACCTCTCCAGCGCCGATATTGCCAATATGCTGCGGAACATGACCAGCGATGCACTGGAGCAGGTAGAGATTATTACAAATCCATCGGCCAAGTACGATGCTGCCGGTAACTCGGGCATCATCAACATAAAAACCAAAAAGGGAAAGAACAACGGCACCAACGGAAGCCTTACCCTTGGCGGAGGCCATGGCCGATTTGAGCGGGCCAATTCAGGCCTTACCCTTAACCACCGCCAGGGTATTGTCAATGCTTTTGGTAGCTATAACTATGGATTGAACCGCGGCTTTCAGGATTTATCGATCTACCGTACAGCGGTAGATGAGAACGGCCTAAACACTTTTGACCAGAACAACTATATGCCTAACCATTGGAGAGGGCATAACTACAAGGCAGGTGTGGATATCTTTCTGAACAAGAAAAATACCCTGGGCGTGATGCTGAATGGCAGCTTTGGCATCTGGGGTTCCAATTCAGATAATCAGGCACTGCACAGCATAGCGGGTTCAGGACCGGAAAGAATGATTACTACCCTGGGGGATATCGATGAGCGTTACAGCAATAACACCATTAACCTGAACTACCAGCGCACTTTTGACAAGCCCGGCCAGGAATTAACATTCGACCTTGACTACTCCCGCTACAAAGGCCGTAATGATAACTTCTTTGATAACCGCTTCCGTTATTTTGACCAAAGACCCGACAGCGTGTTTTTACTGCGCAGCGCATCACCATCTGATATTGATATATGGGTGGCAAAGCTGGACTACGTGCTGCCAATTGGTAAGAGCAAAATAGAAGCAGGTGCCAAATCCAGCTATGTATACTCTGATAACGACGCACGCATTGAAAAACAGGAAAACGAATCAAACTGGGTGATGTGGGATAAATTCACGAATGATTTCCTATATCAGGAGAACATAAATGCAGCCTATGCAAACTGGAGCGGTGCCTTTGGTAAAACTACCGTGATGGCAGGCTTGCGGGCAGAACATACCTGGTACCAGGGCGAATCGGTGAAGAATGACAGCACTGCCAAAAACGAGTATCTGTCGCTGTTCCCCAGCCTTTTTGTGCAGCGCCCGCTGAATGAAAAGAACACCCTGGGCTTTTCTTACAGCCGCCGGGTTGACCGGCCTTCTTACCAGGACCTGAACCCCTTCTATTACCTGCTGGATGTAACCACTTATGGCAAGGGTAACCCCCTGTTGCAGCCTCAGTTTACACACCAGATGCAGCTAAGCCATACCTTTAACCAGGCAATTGTAACCAACCTCTCTTACAGCGTAACCGACGGACCCATGACTGAAATACTGGAGACCGAAGGCCTGGATGCTTTCCAGACCAAAAGAAACCTGGGAACCCTGAAGAACTGGAGCTTAAATATGTCGATACCTGTGCCGGTAGCCAAGTGGTGGAATATTCAGAACAACCTGAGCGCCTACCATAACAAGTATGAAGGCCAGTACCTGGAGCAGGATCTTGATATTGAGCAGTTCACGGCCAGCCTTTATATGATGAACAACATCAAGCTGCCCCATAATTTTGCCGCAGAGTTCTCCGGATTTTACAGAACACCACAGGTATGGGGTATTGTTAAAATTCAAAGCCAGTACATGGTGAATGCCGGTATAAAATATAGCTTCTGGGATAATGATGCCAGCTTAAAGCTGGGTGTGAATGACATATTCCGGACCATGAAATTTGCCGGAGAGACCATCTTTGGAGAGAACACGATCAGGCTGGATAACCGCTGGGATAACCGCCGGGTAAATCTGACCTTTAATTACCGCTTTGGTAATAAGGAGGTGAAGCCGGTTGGCCGCAAAAGAGGCGCTTCCTCCGATGAGCAGGACCGTATCAAAAGCAGTGGCAGTTAA
- a CDS encoding TonB-dependent receptor (COG1629 Outer membrane receptor proteins, mostly Fe transport) → MKIKPIPLFCLLLCAATAATAQTTLKGKIVDDANKPLEFATVLILDAADSAMVKGAISDAEGNYVFPQIKDGRYLLSATMMGYAKGWAGPVTVSGNSTPSLPRLQLRENVEQLNAVTVVGQKPMIEQQADRTVLNVEGSILASGGNALEVLERAPGVIVDKDDNINLNGKNGVIVMIDGRRTRMSGTEVANLLRNMPSDAIQKVDIITNPSAKYDADGNSGIIDIRTKKGKSDGFNGTINAGTGYGRYEKANGGINLNYRKGSYNWFGNYNYNYGRRFSETFLDRKVEYNNQQILFDQNNFRPFTSHNQSFKAGVDYALNDKNTFGVSATGFVNSWNLSLNNNTYQYTAANNQLIEELLTRGTVDNGMSNYSFNANYLRTFGKPGHELSADVEYTLFNGEKTDNITNSSFYADPEQNTREVITSITPSDIDIIVGKLDYTLPLEKGKIELGAKTSFVTTDNDVQFFNVFGEVKEVDVTRTNHYLYEERINAAYANWSRQFGKLSVQTGLRAEHTWYEGNSITRQEVRTRDYLEFFPSAFLQYTLSENHQLGLSYSRRIDRPSYQMLNPFVYLLDKYTYFQGNPDLQPQFTNQLQANYTFKKMYSMNVGYSHTSEVYTQVPELNEEDERYSYSTMKNLADLYNMSVNISAPVDFTKWWSAQNSFSLYHNRYKGPLMGEQLDTEMLSYNLNIMNRFKLPRDFSAELTGFYNSPQVYGAMRSKEMWAINAGVQYTFMNKAATLKLNVNDIFKTMRWQGTQNFGGMDMTIRNQWESRQARLTFTYNFGNKDVKPIRRRKSAGEEEQRRLDSGNQN, encoded by the coding sequence ATGAAGATCAAACCTATACCACTTTTCTGCCTCCTGCTGTGTGCAGCAACGGCCGCCACTGCCCAGACTACCTTGAAAGGTAAAATTGTTGATGATGCCAACAAGCCTTTAGAGTTTGCTACTGTACTTATCTTAGATGCTGCCGATTCTGCAATGGTGAAAGGTGCGATTAGTGATGCAGAAGGTAACTATGTATTTCCGCAGATAAAGGATGGGCGGTACCTGTTATCGGCCACCATGATGGGTTATGCAAAAGGATGGGCAGGACCGGTTACAGTGAGCGGTAACAGTACGCCAAGCCTGCCCAGGCTGCAGCTAAGGGAAAATGTTGAGCAGCTGAATGCGGTAACAGTGGTTGGCCAGAAGCCAATGATTGAGCAGCAGGCCGACCGCACCGTGCTAAATGTAGAAGGCAGTATACTGGCTAGTGGCGGTAATGCCCTGGAGGTGTTGGAAAGAGCCCCCGGTGTAATTGTAGACAAGGATGATAATATTAACCTGAACGGTAAAAACGGGGTAATTGTCATGATTGATGGCCGCAGAACCCGTATGTCGGGCACTGAGGTGGCCAACCTGCTGCGCAATATGCCCAGCGATGCCATACAAAAGGTTGATATTATTACCAACCCCTCTGCTAAATACGATGCAGATGGTAACTCAGGCATTATTGATATACGCACAAAAAAAGGCAAAAGTGACGGTTTTAACGGCACTATCAATGCAGGTACCGGTTATGGCCGCTACGAAAAAGCCAACGGAGGTATCAACCTCAACTACCGCAAGGGCAGCTATAACTGGTTTGGTAACTACAACTATAACTACGGACGCCGTTTCAGCGAGACTTTTCTGGATCGTAAAGTAGAATATAACAACCAGCAGATCCTGTTTGATCAGAATAACTTCCGTCCCTTTACCTCACATAACCAAAGCTTTAAAGCAGGGGTAGATTATGCACTGAACGACAAGAACACCTTTGGTGTATCGGCAACAGGTTTTGTAAACTCCTGGAATTTAAGCCTGAACAACAACACGTACCAGTATACTGCAGCCAATAATCAGCTGATAGAAGAATTGCTTACCCGGGGTACTGTAGACAATGGCATGAGCAACTATTCTTTTAACGCCAACTACCTCAGAACTTTTGGAAAGCCCGGGCATGAGCTTTCTGCAGATGTGGAGTACACCCTCTTTAACGGAGAGAAAACTGATAACATCACCAACAGCTCTTTTTATGCAGATCCAGAACAGAATACCCGGGAAGTTATTACAAGTATTACCCCCTCTGATATTGATATAATAGTAGGTAAGCTTGACTATACGCTGCCCCTGGAAAAAGGCAAAATAGAGCTGGGAGCAAAAACCAGCTTTGTAACCACTGATAATGATGTACAGTTTTTCAATGTGTTCGGCGAAGTTAAAGAAGTAGATGTTACCAGAACGAACCATTACCTCTACGAGGAACGCATCAATGCTGCTTATGCAAACTGGAGCCGTCAGTTTGGCAAATTAAGTGTGCAAACAGGCTTACGGGCAGAGCATACCTGGTACGAAGGCAATTCCATTACCCGGCAGGAAGTTCGTACGCGTGATTACCTGGAGTTTTTTCCAAGTGCCTTTTTGCAGTACACACTTAGCGAAAATCACCAGCTTGGTTTATCGTACAGCCGCCGTATCGACAGGCCCTCTTACCAGATGCTGAACCCATTTGTGTACCTGCTGGATAAGTACACTTACTTCCAGGGCAATCCGGATCTGCAGCCACAATTTACCAACCAGCTGCAGGCCAACTATACATTTAAAAAAATGTACAGCATGAATGTTGGCTACAGCCATACCTCTGAAGTTTATACGCAGGTACCGGAGCTAAACGAGGAGGATGAGCGCTATAGCTACTCAACCATGAAAAACCTGGCCGATCTTTACAACATGAGTGTGAACATCAGTGCGCCTGTTGATTTTACAAAATGGTGGAGCGCCCAAAACAGCTTTAGCCTGTACCACAACCGCTACAAAGGCCCGCTGATGGGCGAGCAGCTGGACACTGAAATGCTCTCCTATAACCTCAACATCATGAACCGCTTTAAGCTGCCCCGCGATTTCTCTGCAGAGCTAACCGGTTTTTATAACTCCCCGCAGGTATATGGTGCTATGCGCTCTAAAGAAATGTGGGCAATTAACGCAGGTGTTCAGTATACCTTCATGAACAAAGCTGCCACACTAAAGCTTAACGTAAACGATATTTTCAAAACCATGCGCTGGCAGGGTACCCAGAACTTTGGTGGTATGGATATGACCATTCGTAACCAGTGGGAGAGCCGCCAGGCCCGCCTGACCTTTACCTACAATTTTGGTAACAAGGATGTGAAGCCCATACGCCGCCGCAAGAGCGCCGGAGAGGAAGAACAGCGCCGCCTGGACTCCGGAAACCAGAATTAA
- a CDS encoding methylglyoxal synthase (COG1803 Methylglyoxal synthase), whose product MNTKTKAAVALVAHDNKKKDLVEWCQHNKELLEEYRLLATGTTGKLINEETGLEVKLLKSGPLGGDLQIGAMIAEGEVDYLIFLWDPLEAQPHDPDIKALLRIAAVWNIPVACNRATADYIFTSRLLNEVYNRQHPNYSAHLNRNIGSGE is encoded by the coding sequence ATGAACACCAAAACCAAAGCTGCAGTTGCTCTTGTGGCGCACGACAACAAGAAGAAAGACCTGGTAGAATGGTGCCAGCATAATAAAGAGCTGCTGGAGGAATATCGCCTGTTAGCCACAGGTACTACCGGAAAGCTTATCAATGAAGAAACTGGTCTGGAGGTTAAGCTTTTAAAAAGCGGCCCCCTGGGAGGCGATCTGCAGATTGGCGCAATGATTGCCGAAGGGGAGGTGGATTATCTGATTTTTCTGTGGGATCCGCTGGAAGCACAGCCACACGATCCGGACATAAAGGCGCTGTTGCGCATAGCAGCTGTCTGGAATATTCCTGTTGCCTGCAACCGGGCCACAGCCGACTATATTTTTACATCGCGCCTGCTGAACGAAGTCTACAACCGCCAGCATCCTAACTACTCGGCCCACCTTAACAGAAATATAGGTTCCGGGGAATAG
- a CDS encoding PAS domain-containing protein (COG2202 FOG: PAS/PAC domain): MSLVVQENNSKSLFYFKEAKKFTNYLLNERLEEVTKENLRMMREHQLPLLAFFDHLSEEELLLIVRQSLQEFFTDVEQDAALTKALVSLIHWKNNELPGIPKEGVQGVDLVIGYSIRKQLFLKFLPDFTSDCHQIVSIMQEMEAFHIELKRHAFDTYVSIQKEELRNHNDFLSSLVSSSEDAIMAFDPELKLTEWNISSEKMFGATRKSVLGTDIVEAFPKLKNSVYIKSLKQALKGERAQLIRQPYVNRPGWYDAVLMPLHDKNGNINGALSIIHDVTATVEQEERLKEHQEELQASNEELQESLAQLEETQEILRTAVEQLEEAQAIAHLGNWEYDINRNLVFWSKEMRHIYGIGEDELDLTYNTYLELIHPDDREIVATTIANCFEDHMPFAIEHRICRRDGQMCWVLGQGRASIGADGRPYKLSGTGMDITSRKLAELKIQEEQHFIRTVTDTTPDVITVFDLEKRVNIYGNRELYEVLGYTPEEVEELRKTKGSNWVYSLLHPEDLPRFFAFIESLRSYTGMQAREIEYRGKNKNGDYLWVTGRYNVFKRNEKGQATQIIGITRDITERKKAEQLILENESRLREINNKLEEQVASRTSELSRKNHQLTRINADLDNFIYTASHDLKAPIANLEGLLTLLDAKIKASLSEREQNLLDMIYKSVNRFKKTIKDLTDIAHMQKELEEEVAEVVHFEPLLQDIQADISNLMQETGTQLHINLGVEKLSYNRKNMRSVLHNLITNAIKYKHPDRAPKVHISTRRIGDYVLLRVSDNGLGIPLKQQDKIFSLFKRLHKDIEGSGMGLYIVKRIIENSGGKIEVESEVEQGSVFNLYLLDQTVNES; encoded by the coding sequence ATGTCTTTAGTGGTGCAAGAGAATAATTCAAAAAGCCTGTTTTATTTCAAAGAGGCTAAAAAGTTTACCAACTACCTTCTGAACGAACGGCTGGAGGAAGTAACTAAAGAAAATCTAAGGATGATGAGGGAGCATCAATTGCCCCTGCTGGCATTTTTTGATCATTTATCAGAGGAAGAGCTACTCCTTATCGTTCGGCAATCGCTTCAGGAGTTCTTTACAGATGTAGAGCAGGATGCTGCGCTTACCAAAGCGCTCGTTTCCCTCATTCACTGGAAAAACAATGAGCTGCCTGGTATACCAAAAGAAGGTGTTCAGGGTGTGGACCTGGTAATAGGATATAGCATCAGAAAACAACTCTTCCTGAAGTTTTTACCCGACTTCACCAGCGACTGCCACCAGATCGTTAGCATTATGCAGGAGATGGAAGCGTTTCATATTGAGCTGAAGCGCCATGCTTTTGATACCTATGTGAGCATACAGAAGGAAGAGCTTCGCAACCATAATGATTTCCTGTCTTCGCTGGTGAGCAGCAGCGAAGATGCCATCATGGCTTTTGATCCGGAACTGAAGTTAACTGAATGGAATATCAGTTCTGAAAAAATGTTTGGCGCCACCAGAAAAAGTGTTTTAGGCACTGATATAGTTGAGGCATTTCCGAAACTGAAAAATTCAGTTTACATCAAATCCCTGAAGCAGGCCCTGAAAGGAGAACGGGCTCAGCTAATCCGGCAGCCCTATGTGAACCGCCCGGGCTGGTACGATGCTGTTCTGATGCCGCTTCATGATAAAAATGGCAATATCAATGGCGCCCTTAGTATAATACATGATGTTACAGCAACTGTAGAACAGGAAGAAAGGCTAAAGGAACATCAGGAAGAACTGCAGGCCTCCAATGAGGAGCTTCAGGAAAGCCTTGCCCAGCTGGAGGAAACCCAGGAAATACTCAGAACTGCCGTAGAACAGCTGGAAGAAGCACAGGCAATTGCCCACCTGGGCAACTGGGAGTATGATATTAACCGTAATCTGGTGTTCTGGTCTAAAGAAATGCGCCATATTTACGGCATTGGCGAAGATGAGCTCGACCTTACTTATAATACTTACCTGGAACTCATTCACCCCGATGACCGCGAAATAGTGGCTACCACCATTGCCAACTGCTTTGAGGATCATATGCCATTTGCTATTGAACACCGCATTTGCCGCCGCGATGGCCAGATGTGCTGGGTGCTGGGCCAGGGCAGGGCAAGTATAGGAGCCGATGGCAGGCCCTATAAGCTTAGCGGAACCGGCATGGACATTACCTCCCGTAAGCTTGCCGAATTGAAAATACAGGAAGAACAGCATTTTATACGAACCGTAACCGATACCACACCGGATGTTATTACTGTTTTTGATCTTGAAAAACGGGTCAACATTTATGGTAACCGTGAATTGTACGAAGTGCTTGGTTATACGCCTGAAGAAGTAGAGGAGCTGCGCAAAACCAAAGGCAGCAACTGGGTTTACAGCCTGCTGCACCCCGAAGATCTACCACGCTTCTTTGCTTTCATAGAAAGCTTACGTTCCTATACCGGCATGCAGGCCCGCGAGATTGAATACCGCGGCAAAAACAAAAATGGAGATTACCTGTGGGTAACGGGTCGTTACAATGTTTTTAAACGCAATGAAAAAGGGCAGGCAACACAAATTATAGGCATTACCCGCGATATTACAGAACGCAAGAAGGCAGAGCAGCTTATTCTGGAAAACGAATCCCGCTTACGCGAGATAAACAACAAGCTGGAAGAGCAGGTCGCTTCCCGCACCTCGGAGCTAAGCCGGAAAAACCATCAGCTTACGCGCATCAACGCCGATCTGGATAACTTTATCTACACCGCCTCTCACGATCTGAAAGCGCCTATCGCCAACCTGGAAGGCCTGCTTACGCTGCTGGATGCCAAGATCAAGGCCAGCCTTTCTGAGCGGGAGCAAAACCTGCTGGACATGATCTATAAATCGGTAAACAGGTTTAAGAAAACCATTAAAGACCTGACCGATATTGCCCACATGCAAAAGGAGCTGGAAGAGGAAGTAGCCGAAGTGGTACATTTCGAACCCCTGCTGCAGGATATTCAGGCCGACATCAGTAACCTGATGCAGGAAACTGGCACACAGCTGCACATTAATCTGGGAGTTGAAAAGCTCAGCTACAACCGCAAAAACATGAGGAGCGTGCTGCACAACCTCATTACCAATGCCATAAAATATAAACATCCCGATCGTGCGCCGAAGGTGCACATCAGCACCCGCCGCATTGGCGATTATGTACTGCTGAGGGTTTCTGATAACGGCCTGGGAATTCCCCTGAAACAGCAGGATAAGATTTTCTCGCTCTTTAAACGCCTGCACAAAGATATTGAAGGTTCGGGCATGGGTCTTTATATTGTGAAGCGTATTATTGAAAACAGCGGCGGTAAAATTGAGGTAGAAAGCGAAGTAGAACAGGGTTCTGTCTTTAATCTGTATTTGTTAGACCAGACAGTTAATGAAAGCTAA